From Anopheles funestus chromosome 3RL, idAnoFuneDA-416_04, whole genome shotgun sequence, a single genomic window includes:
- the LOC125769560 gene encoding uncharacterized protein LOC125769560 encodes MRRSKVDSCGTVVLLFLALLSITGTSSGSHQYMETSSPRKAHYCGAKLSDTLAELCNRFNGLRKKADNFLMSNHEAHLLHDVQNDMEQLRTLQDQSSNMIYQALVTLQHLNSHEQNFRRVRRQVVAECCYQSCTIDTLKSYCADTIYLQSVLNYSKTVREDHRKQRRTIVTIMSSTNGAGSGTFYMLQVLALLWTIAVVSANKRYCGAELVKVLSFLCDEFPDLHTSSKKAMDTFMKTDVSNDEWMNTDDNSQQQQQMIMDQQLQSVGMSDERSSVPAWMNMVYPSNYMYRHGAGHNELIPARFRKSRGGIVEECCLRPCGLNQLLQYCKKASAF; translated from the exons ATGCGAAGATCGAAGGTGGATTCCTGCGGAACTGTGGTGCTACTATTCCTTGCACTGCTCTCCATAACGGGTACAAGTAGTGGATCACACCAGTACATGGAAACTTCGTCGCCGCGCAAGGCACACTACTGCGGGGCAAAGCTGAGCGATACGTTGGCCGAACTGTGCAACAGGTTTAATGGACTTCGGAAGAAAGCGG ACAACTTCCTAATGTCCAACCATGAGGCACACCTGCTGCATGACGTTCAGAATGATATGGAACAGCTCCGCACACTGCAGGATCAATCGTCCAATATGATCTACCAGGCGCTGGTGACGCTGCAGCATCTTAACTCGCACGAGCAAAACTTCCGACGTGTACGGCGCCAGGTGGTGGCCGAATGTTGCTATCAAAGCTGCACGATCGATACGCTGAAAAGCTACTGTGCCGAC ACAATTTACTTACAGAGTGTGCTAAACTACAGCAAGACTGTGCGTGAAGATCATCGTAAACAAAGACGCACCATTGTTACCATCATGTCGTCTACAAATGGAGCCGGTAGCGGAACTTTCTACATGCTGCAAGTGTTGGCACTTCTCTGGACGATCGCAGTAGTATCGGCAAACAAGCGATACTGTGGTGCCGAGCTGGTCAAGGTATTATCCTTCCTGTGTGACGAATTCCCCGATCTGCATACATCGAGCAAGAAAGCTA TGGATACCTTCATGAAGACGGACGTGAGCAATGATGAGTGGATGAACACGGACGATAattcgcagcagcagcagcagatgaTAATGGATCAGCAGCTCCAATCAGTTGGTATGTCGGACGAACGGTCCTCCGTACCGGCCTGGATGAACATGGTATACCCGTCGAACTACATGTATCGCCATGGAGCGGGACACAACGAGCTGATACCGGCACGCTTCCGTAAAAGTCGCGGTGGCATTGTGGAGGAGTGCTGTTTGCGACCCTGTGGCTTGAACCAGTTGCTGCAGTATTGTAAGAAGGCCAGCGCATTTTAA
- the LOC125767112 gene encoding mitochondrial import inner membrane translocase subunit Tim8 has protein sequence MANFGSSDATKPNVDPELQDFLMAENERARLSAQIHEFTDICWDKCVEKPSNKLDSRTESCLANCVNRFVDTSLLITQRFAQSLQKSQGM, from the exons ATGGCCAATTTTGGAAGCAGCGACGCGACCAAACCAAACGTCGATCCTGAGTTACAGGACTTTCTGATGGCTGAAAACGAGCGTGCCCGGCTCAGCGCACAG ATCCACGAGTTTACCGACATCTGCTGGGACAAGTGTGTGGAGAAACCGAGCAACAAACTGGACAGCCGGACGGAATCATGCTTAGCGAACTGTGTGAACCGTTTCGTCGATACGTCGCTTTTGATAACGCAGCGTTTTGCGCAAAGTTTGCAGAAGAGTCAAGGAATGTAA
- the LOC125767079 gene encoding F-box/LRR-repeat protein 20-like — translation MSVRAGPQPETLFHSCIRFVAKNLQLYKNIEYLELLPALVKNAIFLNVVRVHKGFHDEELARLLLNSSLTRINLSTSTITDGILTLMAEKCPHLRSLTLTEGNYRFTRTGLNAMIQRLGKLQHLYVKNCPLIDDAFVRLLAKSCPQLDTLDLESCKNVGDDSAECLRVMPLVRLNVSHTSITDKFLKSIANERCGKTLEDLNVGHCPITSDGLSALSWNTIKYIGFEGCNIEDLEIVGFGKHLKYICWTISN, via the exons ATGAGTGTTAGGGCTGGTCCACAGCCAGAGACGCTGTTCCATTC GTGTATCCGATTCGTAGCTAAAAATTTACAGCTATACAAAAACATCGAATATCTCGAGCTGCTACCGGCGCTGGTAAAGAATGCCATCTTTCTGAATGTGGTGCGCGTTCACAAAGGCTTCCACGATGAGGAACTGGCCCGGCTGTTGTTGAACTCCTCGCTCACCAGAATAAATCTGTCGACATCCACGATCACCGACGGTATCTTGACGCTGATGGCCGAAAAGTGTCCTCACCTGCGTAGCCTTACCCTAACCGAGGGCAACTATCGGTTTACCCGTACCGGCCTGAACGCAATGATACAGCGGTTGGGCAAACTGCAGCATTTATACGTAAAGAATTGCCCACTGATTGATGACGCGTTTGTACGCCTGCTGGCAAAGAGCTGTCCGCAGCTGGACACACTCGATCTCGAGTCGTGCAAGAACGTTGGCGACGATTCGGCCGAATGTTTGCGTGTCATGCCCCTGGTACGGCTCAACGTTTCCCACACGAGCATTACGGACAAATTCTTAAAGTCGATCGCAAACGAACGATGCGGAAAAACGCTGGAAGATTTGAACGTCGGCCACTGTCCGATTACAAGCGATGGGCTGTCGGCTTTGTCCTGGAACACGATCAAATACATCGGGTTCGAAGGATGTAACATCGAAG ATCTGGAAATTGTTGGTTTTGGGAAGCATCTGAAATATATCTGCTGGACTATCTCTAACTGA
- the LOC125767084 gene encoding clathrin light chain isoform X4 produces MNAFGDNFEQQSEVDPAAEFLAREQNALAGLEDEIPPVAGAATMDTNGSVNGDPVPKSVPKQVTEEPEKIRKWREDQKARLEEKDREEERKKDELREQARKELEDWYKHHEETISKTKAANRESAKNAEKQFVAETDEIEPGTEWERIAKLCDFNPKTNKSSKDISRMRSIILQLKQNPIQATKKV; encoded by the exons ATGAATGCATTCGGCGATAATTTCGAACAACAGTCGGAAGTCGACCCGGCGGCCGAGTTTTTGGCCCGCGAACAGAACGCCCTCGCTGGACTGGAGGATGAAATTCCGCCCGTGGCTGGTGCAGCAACGATGGACACGAACGGTTCCGTCAATGGTGATCCCGTACCGAAATCAG TGCCAaagcaggtgacggaggaacCGGAAAAGATACGCAAATGGCGCGAAGATCAAAAGGCGCGGCTCGAGGAGAAGGATCGCGAGGAGGAGCGCAAGAAGGATGAGCTGCGTGAACAGGCCCGCAAGGAGCTGGAAGATTGGTACAAACATCACGAGGAAACGATCTCGAAAACGAAAGCCGCCAATAG GGAATCGGCCAA AAACGCCGAAAAACAGTTCGTGGCTGAGACGGACGAAATCGAACCGGGCACCGAATGGGAGCGGATTGCAAAACTCTGCGACTTTAACCCGAAAACGAACAAATCGAGCAAAGACATCTCTCGCATGCGTTCCATCATTTTGCAGCTGAAGCAAAACCCAATCCAGGCCACCAAGAAGGTTTAA
- the LOC125767084 gene encoding clathrin light chain isoform X3: MNAFGDNFEQQSEVDPAAEFLAREQNALAGLEDEIPPVAGAATMDTNGSVNGDPVPKSEDDNDDFAGFTVPKQVTEEPEKIRKWREDQKARLEEKDREEERKKDELREQARKELEDWYKHHEETISKTKAANRESAKNAEKQFVAETDEIEPGTEWERIAKLCDFNPKTNKSSKDISRMRSIILQLKQNPIQATKKV, from the exons ATGAATGCATTCGGCGATAATTTCGAACAACAGTCGGAAGTCGACCCGGCGGCCGAGTTTTTGGCCCGCGAACAGAACGCCCTCGCTGGACTGGAGGATGAAATTCCGCCCGTGGCTGGTGCAGCAACGATGGACACGAACGGTTCCGTCAATGGTGATCCCGTACCGAAATCAG aagatgataatgatgattttGCAGGCTTCACAG TGCCAaagcaggtgacggaggaacCGGAAAAGATACGCAAATGGCGCGAAGATCAAAAGGCGCGGCTCGAGGAGAAGGATCGCGAGGAGGAGCGCAAGAAGGATGAGCTGCGTGAACAGGCCCGCAAGGAGCTGGAAGATTGGTACAAACATCACGAGGAAACGATCTCGAAAACGAAAGCCGCCAATAG GGAATCGGCCAA AAACGCCGAAAAACAGTTCGTGGCTGAGACGGACGAAATCGAACCGGGCACCGAATGGGAGCGGATTGCAAAACTCTGCGACTTTAACCCGAAAACGAACAAATCGAGCAAAGACATCTCTCGCATGCGTTCCATCATTTTGCAGCTGAAGCAAAACCCAATCCAGGCCACCAAGAAGGTTTAA
- the LOC125767084 gene encoding clathrin light chain isoform X2, which yields MNAFGDNFEQQSEVDPAAEFLAREQNALAGLEDEIPPVAGAATMDTNGSVNGDPVPKSESTGLENELNGSFEMISNADAQDPPTTADNYHNTEDDNDDFAGFTVPKQVTEEPEKIRKWREDQKARLEEKDREEERKKDELREQARKELEDWYKHHEETISKTKAANRNAEKQFVAETDEIEPGTEWERIAKLCDFNPKTNKSSKDISRMRSIILQLKQNPIQATKKV from the exons ATGAATGCATTCGGCGATAATTTCGAACAACAGTCGGAAGTCGACCCGGCGGCCGAGTTTTTGGCCCGCGAACAGAACGCCCTCGCTGGACTGGAGGATGAAATTCCGCCCGTGGCTGGTGCAGCAACGATGGACACGAACGGTTCCGTCAATGGTGATCCCGTACCGAAATCAG aATCGACAGGACTCGAAAACGAGCTTAATGGAAGCTTTGAAATGATCAGTAATGCCGATGCGCAAGATCCGCCCACTACTGCCGATAATTATCACAACACAG aagatgataatgatgattttGCAGGCTTCACAG TGCCAaagcaggtgacggaggaacCGGAAAAGATACGCAAATGGCGCGAAGATCAAAAGGCGCGGCTCGAGGAGAAGGATCGCGAGGAGGAGCGCAAGAAGGATGAGCTGCGTGAACAGGCCCGCAAGGAGCTGGAAGATTGGTACAAACATCACGAGGAAACGATCTCGAAAACGAAAGCCGCCAATAG AAACGCCGAAAAACAGTTCGTGGCTGAGACGGACGAAATCGAACCGGGCACCGAATGGGAGCGGATTGCAAAACTCTGCGACTTTAACCCGAAAACGAACAAATCGAGCAAAGACATCTCTCGCATGCGTTCCATCATTTTGCAGCTGAAGCAAAACCCAATCCAGGCCACCAAGAAGGTTTAA
- the LOC125767084 gene encoding clathrin light chain isoform X1, giving the protein MNAFGDNFEQQSEVDPAAEFLAREQNALAGLEDEIPPVAGAATMDTNGSVNGDPVPKSESTGLENELNGSFEMISNADAQDPPTTADNYHNTEDDNDDFAGFTVPKQVTEEPEKIRKWREDQKARLEEKDREEERKKDELREQARKELEDWYKHHEETISKTKAANRESAKNAEKQFVAETDEIEPGTEWERIAKLCDFNPKTNKSSKDISRMRSIILQLKQNPIQATKKV; this is encoded by the exons ATGAATGCATTCGGCGATAATTTCGAACAACAGTCGGAAGTCGACCCGGCGGCCGAGTTTTTGGCCCGCGAACAGAACGCCCTCGCTGGACTGGAGGATGAAATTCCGCCCGTGGCTGGTGCAGCAACGATGGACACGAACGGTTCCGTCAATGGTGATCCCGTACCGAAATCAG aATCGACAGGACTCGAAAACGAGCTTAATGGAAGCTTTGAAATGATCAGTAATGCCGATGCGCAAGATCCGCCCACTACTGCCGATAATTATCACAACACAG aagatgataatgatgattttGCAGGCTTCACAG TGCCAaagcaggtgacggaggaacCGGAAAAGATACGCAAATGGCGCGAAGATCAAAAGGCGCGGCTCGAGGAGAAGGATCGCGAGGAGGAGCGCAAGAAGGATGAGCTGCGTGAACAGGCCCGCAAGGAGCTGGAAGATTGGTACAAACATCACGAGGAAACGATCTCGAAAACGAAAGCCGCCAATAG GGAATCGGCCAA AAACGCCGAAAAACAGTTCGTGGCTGAGACGGACGAAATCGAACCGGGCACCGAATGGGAGCGGATTGCAAAACTCTGCGACTTTAACCCGAAAACGAACAAATCGAGCAAAGACATCTCTCGCATGCGTTCCATCATTTTGCAGCTGAAGCAAAACCCAATCCAGGCCACCAAGAAGGTTTAA
- the LOC125767100 gene encoding DPH4 homolog — translation MSQTSATKQGKISHYDVLQVAHNASLEEIRKSYQALALQYHPDKRKSKSPQSDESDHFICIDQAWKTLRDDRLRRIYDAELMQQTEEYFVNEILTGRDFERDEEGSFWFHTCRCGGYYILPEEAPIHEPIYVSCDECSLVVQVNLDKKL, via the coding sequence ATGTCACAGACGAGCGCAACGAAACAAGGGAAAATATCGCACTACGACGTATTGCAAGTCGCTCACAATGCTTCTCTGGAGGAAATTAGAAAATCCTACCAAGCGTTAGCCCTGCAGTACCATCCGGACAAGCGAAAAAGCAAATCACCGCAATCTGACGAATCGGACCACTTCATCTGTATCGATCAGGCTTGGAAAACATTGCGGGACGATCGGTTGCGACGAATCTATGATGCCGAACTGATGCAACAGACGGAGGAATACTTTGTGAATGAAATTCTCACGGGTAGAGATTTTGAACGTGACGAAGAGGGAAGCTTTTGGTTCCACACGTGCCGCTGCGGTGGATATTATATTCTGCCGGAGGAAGCTCCCATTCACGAACCGATTTACGTTTCTTGTGACGAATGTTCTTTAGTGGTACAGGTTAATCTGgataaaaagctttaa
- the LOC125766972 gene encoding NHL repeat-containing protein 2, whose amino-acid sequence MALFIVLGRFSRIATIRQTAAFQYKTSPIKTIAAVREHSRNYRHLTQCLPDILPNVVKIGSRMSSSPEGQDMMEVLACNSNQLADDLLAAGSNAAKRQKLVLDYLKVADRDGKSVTAEFPDGLDWFNVTEALTLQGSLRGKVVVLDFFTYCCINCMHILPNLKRLEHMYPIEEGLAVIGVHSAKFKNEKESNNIRAAVERYEISHPVVNDNVSAMWRKLRVQCWPTLMILGPRANPLFVIMGEGNFEDLKLYVGSAIRFYREKGEIQRHSLPLNLTGTGTIASNMKFPGKIACSVPTLDGDKDSSEEQLFAVSDSGNHRVLIIDSAGTVLHKIGGKQSGFLDGNFSKARFNAPQGVAFQGTDVVFVADNENHAVRRIDLKTQQVSTIAGNGTQGNDRTGGKSGRDQLLSSPWDVAVYSTRDLDMSFHADETSVPSKDVLLIAMAGIHQIWAIFLEDTIWWKFKKYGAGTCWAIAGSGHEQNRNTSYPHSAAFAQPSGLAINRVAKEVYLADSESSAIRKISLADGKVMAVAGGDRNPLDLFAFGDVDGKQYAAKFQHPLGVAYNPKDGCIYFADTYNHKIKKIDVSTNCATTCEFREANGSVRRFSEPAGLCLDRSGQLLYIADTNNHELLVANLTDCTVRPLKLNFRVPEELDSVVEDRRSGTTLKPTRPIKMHPGAGQSSLRLTFNLTFPGKATKLTDGAPQQWSLELPSTEWGCECTKGTIDTASGQSLQLLIAPPANDASTNGNDPSPIAVNFKLNLCEGDVCFPKEFIVLLEVQYSAEETGHTNVERYDAQETYEVQLSREKVCLQQH is encoded by the exons ATGGCtctgtttattgttttgggACGTTTCTCGCGGATTGCTACGATCCGTCAAACCGCTGCATTCCAATACAAAACGTCACCGATCAAAACAATAGCTGCGGTTCGTGAACACTCCCGAAATTATCGTCACCTTACCCAGTGTCTTCCCGATATCCTTCCCAACGTCGTCAAAATTGGTTCCAGAATGAGCTCATCGCCCGAAGGTCAGGACATGATGGAGGTCTTGGCCTGCAACAGCAATCAGCTGGCGGACGATCTGCTTGCCGCCGGCAGTAACGCAGCTAAACGGCAAAAGCTTGTCCTGGACTATCTGAAGGTGGCCGATCGTGATGGGAAAAGTGTTACAGCCGAATTTCCGGACGGATTGGATTGGTTCAACGTGACCGAAGCATTGACGCTACAAGGTTCCCTGCGGGGGAAAGTGGTTGTGCTAGATTTTTTCACCTACTGCTGCATCAACTGTATGCACATCCTGCCGAATCTGAAACGCCTGGAGCACATGTATCCGATCGAAGAAGGGCTGGCAGTGATCGGTGTGCATAGCGCCAAGTTCAAGAACGAGAAAGAATCGAACAATATTCGAGCAGCGGTCGAACGGTACGAAATTTCGCACCCGGTCGTCAACGATAATGTATCGGCCATGTGGCGCAAACTGCGTGTACAGTGCTGGCCAACACTGATGATACTGGGACCACGAGCGAACCCACTGTTCGTGATTATGGGTGAGGGAAACTTCGAGGATCTGAAGCTGTACGTCGGCAGTGCCATACGGTTCTACAGGGAAAAGGGCGAAATTCAACGCCATTCGTTGCCGCTCAATCTGACCGGCACGGGTACGATTGCTTCGAACATGAAATTTCCTGGCAAGATCGCCTGTTCCGTTCCCACCCTGGACGGTGATAAGGATAGCAGCGAGGAGCAACTGTTCGCCGTTTCTGATTCGGGCAACCATCGTGTATTGATAATCGATTCTGCTGGGACGGTGCTCCACAAGATTGGCGGGAAGCAGAGTGGATTTTTAGATGGCAACTTTTCGAAGGCACGTTTTAACGCTCCTCAGGGTGTTGCCTTCCAAGGGACGGATGTGGTGTTTGTAGCAGACAACGAAAACCATGCCGTCCGAAGAATCGATCTCAAGACGCAGCAAGTAAGCACCATCGCCGGAAACGGTACGCAGGGCAACGATCGTACGGGAGGCAAGAGTGGCCGCGATCAGTTACTATCCTCTCCGTGGGACGTGGCCGTGTATTCGACGCGCGATCTGGATATGTCGTTCCATGCGGATGAAACGAGCGTTCCCTCGAAGGATGTGCTGTTGATAGCGATGGCTGGAATTCATCAGATCTGGGCCATCTTTCTAGAGGATACGATCTGGTGGAAGTTCAAGAAGTACGGTGCCGGTACGTGCTGGGCCATTGCGGGCAGTGGCCATGAACAGAATCGTAACACGTCGTACCCACACAGTGCTGCATTTGCGCAACCATCCGGTTTGGCTATTAACCGCGTGGCGAAGGAAGTTTATCTAGCGGACAGCGAAAGTTCCGCCATCAGGAAAATTTCACTCGCCGATGGAAAGGTGATGGCCGTGGCTGGTGGCGATCGAAATCCGCTG GATCTGTTCGCTTTCGGTGATGTGGATGGAAAACAGTATGCGGCAAAGTTCCAGCATCCACTCGGTGTGGCATACAATCCGAAGGATGGTTGCATTTATTTCGCCGACACGTACAATCACAAGATAAAGAAAATTGACGTATCGACAAACTGCGCTACGACGTGCGAGTTCCGTGAAGCAAATGGTTCCGTTCGACGTTTCAGCGAACCGGCCGGCCTTTGCCTCGATCGTTCCGGGCAGCTTTTGTACATTGCCGACACGAACAATCATGAACTGCTGGTCGCAAATCTCACCGATTGCACCGTCCGTCCGTTGAAGTTAAACTTCCGCGTACCGGAAGAGCTGGACAGTGTGGTTGAAGATCGTCGATCGGGCACCACCCTGAAACCAACCCGTCCAATCAAAATGCATCCCGGTGCTGGTCAGAGCTCGTTACGTTTAACGTTTAATCTAACCTTCCCTGGTAAGGCAACCAAACTGACGGACGGTGCACCACAGCAATGGTCCCTCGAGCTGCCATCGACTGAGTGGGGTTGCGAGTGCACCAAGGGAACGATCGATACCGCTTCCGGCCAATCACTGCAGCTACTCATCGCACCACCGGCAAACGATGCGTCAACGAATGGAAACGATCCATCGCCGATTGCGGTCAATTTTAAGCTAAACCTTTGTGAAGGCGATGTATGCTTTCCGAAAGAATTCATCGTGCTACTGGAAGTGCAATACTCCGCAGAGGAGACCGGCCACACTAACGTGGAACGTTACGACGCACAGGAAACGTACGAGGTGCAGCTTTCACGCGAAAAAGTATGTCTTCAGCAGCACTGA